From a single Nostoc edaphicum CCNP1411 genomic region:
- a CDS encoding metallophosphoesterase, with protein sequence MKLISDPPIPVKIQKMKERVRWMHPSFVQRGIDQTSLVIDDRRQDNPEFSFIVIGDSGTKSHSRHHPQRQVAELMLPHRDDCSFVLHTGDVIYVVGSQEYYSTNFIEPYREFLVGGDNPKSIPYDRMVFNLPFLPVLGNHDYYDVPLMYRLLTGTTSSIRRLFRYKDIEIGWHGSYQGNAYARAFMDYTQAMSPQELERHLDRHYTAKTDTGRCLRYQPGQFTRLPNRYYTFRYGGIDFFALDSNTFNTPSPLPATQEGEIYRRELQKRRDEIDQEELQILKICDRLNPDKPSEAEQLDDLSAKLDQINEIKIDIEKQLASHKMPAIDFEQLEWLRSRLIESWNTSEVRGRVIFFHHPPYVTEATKWNQAQTLAVRHRLRWVFEQVAQTLGSLIKERPIVDLILNGHAHCLEHLCTTDTGFADSHINCIISGGSGHRPRYQRRGGTELMETFAEIAGKPTRKVADSMLFVGRHDYNFQNRLPYSCVRIDVLDGRPPKFIIRPLITERVEEKWHNSELEPFVI encoded by the coding sequence ATGAAATTGATTTCCGATCCACCGATTCCTGTCAAAATTCAAAAGATGAAGGAACGGGTGCGGTGGATGCATCCAAGTTTTGTGCAACGGGGAATTGATCAAACCAGTCTAGTTATTGACGATCGCAGGCAGGATAATCCAGAATTTTCCTTTATAGTTATCGGTGATTCTGGCACTAAATCCCATTCTCGACACCACCCCCAACGACAAGTTGCCGAACTGATGCTTCCTCACCGCGATGATTGCAGTTTTGTGTTGCACACAGGCGATGTAATCTATGTGGTGGGTTCCCAAGAGTATTATTCAACAAATTTTATTGAGCCTTACCGGGAATTTCTTGTTGGTGGTGACAACCCGAAAAGCATTCCTTATGACCGCATGGTGTTTAATCTGCCGTTCTTGCCAGTACTCGGTAATCATGATTACTACGATGTGCCGTTGATGTACCGTTTATTGACTGGCACAACATCATCAATACGTCGCCTGTTCCGCTACAAAGATATCGAGATTGGCTGGCATGGATCGTATCAAGGTAATGCCTATGCACGGGCATTTATGGACTACACCCAGGCGATGTCCCCACAAGAGTTAGAACGTCATTTAGATCGCCACTACACTGCTAAGACTGATACAGGACGCTGTTTGCGTTATCAACCTGGACAGTTTACCCGCTTACCTAATCGTTATTACACCTTTCGTTACGGCGGGATTGATTTTTTTGCACTGGATTCTAACACCTTTAATACACCGTCACCTTTGCCTGCGACTCAAGAAGGGGAAATTTACCGCCGAGAATTGCAAAAGCGCCGCGATGAGATCGATCAAGAAGAATTGCAGATTTTGAAAATATGCGATCGCCTCAACCCAGATAAACCAAGCGAAGCAGAACAACTTGATGACCTTAGCGCCAAATTAGACCAAATCAACGAGATCAAAATCGACATTGAAAAACAACTAGCATCTCATAAAATGCCTGCCATCGACTTTGAACAACTTGAATGGTTGCGAAGCAGACTAATCGAATCTTGGAATACCTCCGAAGTGCGCGGACGTGTAATATTTTTCCACCATCCACCATACGTCACCGAGGCTACAAAGTGGAATCAGGCACAAACCTTGGCGGTTCGCCATCGCTTGCGCTGGGTGTTTGAACAAGTAGCACAAACTCTTGGTTCTCTAATTAAAGAACGTCCCATAGTCGATTTGATTTTAAACGGTCACGCTCACTGTTTGGAGCATCTTTGCACAACTGATACCGGATTTGCTGACTCTCACATTAACTGCATTATCTCTGGTGGTAGTGGTCATCGTCCCCGCTATCAACGCCGAGGAGGGACTGAATTGATGGAGACTTTTGCTGAGATTGCAGGTAAACCCACTCGGAAAGTTGCAGATTCAATGCTTTTTGTGGGTCGTCATGACTACAATTTCCAGAACCGATTGCCTTATTCATGCGTGCGGATTGATGTTCTAGATGGTCGTCCGCCCAAGTTTATCATCAGACCGCTGATTACTGAACGGGTTGAAGAGAAGTGGCATAATAGCGAACTTGAACCTTTTGTGATTTAA
- a CDS encoding PEP-CTERM sorting domain-containing protein (PEP-CTERM proteins occur, often in large numbers, in the proteomes of bacteria that also encode an exosortase, a predicted intramembrane cysteine proteinase. The presence of a PEP-CTERM domain at a protein's C-terminus predicts cleavage within the sorting domain, followed by covalent anchoring to some some component of the (usually Gram-negative) cell surface. Many PEP-CTERM proteins exhibit an unusual sequence composition that includes large numbers of potential glycosylation sites. Expression of one such protein has been shown restore the ability of a bacterium to form floc, a type of biofilm.) has protein sequence MKSISKLAVVTIGSVALSLGIVGNGQEAHASGLINGGFEQTLVPSNQSWASIDESLIPGWETTATDNKIEIQTPRLFHGGALGTDQYAELNANQISTLYQDVETTSGSTMFWRFFHRGRQGVDTMRLSIIDLATNSTLFSQIYNTDNTAWVEYQGTTVATGGTTRWQFDSVAAAGGNPTIGNFLDEVYFAEKPPEGFQTVPEPASVLGLLAMGAFGMISTRKRKQLNIGN, from the coding sequence ATGAAAAGTATTAGCAAACTGGCTGTTGTAACTATTGGATCTGTAGCTCTATCTTTGGGTATTGTCGGAAATGGACAAGAGGCTCACGCTTCAGGTTTAATTAATGGTGGTTTTGAGCAGACTCTTGTCCCTAGTAACCAGTCATGGGCATCGATCGACGAATCTCTCATTCCTGGGTGGGAGACTACAGCTACAGATAATAAAATTGAAATTCAAACTCCTAGATTGTTCCACGGTGGAGCATTAGGCACAGATCAATATGCTGAACTCAATGCTAATCAAATATCTACCTTATATCAAGATGTAGAGACTACATCTGGTTCAACTATGTTTTGGCGGTTTTTCCATCGAGGTCGTCAAGGTGTAGATACGATGCGCTTGTCTATTATCGACCTTGCGACTAATTCAACCCTCTTCAGTCAAATATACAACACTGATAACACAGCTTGGGTAGAGTATCAGGGCACAACCGTTGCCACTGGTGGTACAACACGCTGGCAGTTTGACTCAGTAGCTGCTGCTGGTGGTAATCCCACAATAGGGAACTTTTTGGATGAAGTTTACTTTGCAGAGAAACCACCAGAAGGTTTCCAAACAGTTCCTGAACCTGCTTCTGTACTTGGTCTTTTAGCAATGGGTGCATTCGGTATGATTTCCACCCGTAAGCGTAAACAGTTAAATATTGGGAATTAA
- a CDS encoding efflux RND transporter periplasmic adaptor subunit, protein MILDTNKPHKQVKMTDPVVAKKLINIQLDSVVKTEVAIADLKSRLLAKSTCVISRKGKEGNYSLSSNSVRSLLIPCLVGIGLLTASCGSLPKESAEAQSQQPGSGERGGGTPVDAAIARTDSLQTQPEYTGNTTPFRIVSVRSQVEARLLALNLDVGDTVKLGQNVGQLDDAILLTELKQAEAELAALKSEVARATNQVSNARADVERARLEVVQAQSDSRRQQDLFKAGAIAQQSAEQARTQAQTAAQALRAAQEQVRTEQQAVAAAQGRVLAQQALVAQTKERRSYARLTSPITGVVTEKVTEPGNLLQAGSEVLKIGDFNRVKVVVQVSELELAQIQVGQSVQVRLDAFPTETLIGRVTRISPAADATSRLIPVEVVIPNNQGKIGSGLLARVNFETQTQQRVIVPQTAIQKQAGAAKGAGTAKRTGGEQENPSGTLFVVKDTDGKTKVAARAVTLGKRVDGKVEILSGLQTGERYVVRSGQPLKDGASVRLSILSETAESSPKGN, encoded by the coding sequence ATGATTTTGGACACAAATAAGCCGCACAAACAGGTGAAAATGACAGATCCAGTAGTCGCTAAAAAGCTAATTAATATCCAGTTAGATTCAGTTGTGAAGACTGAGGTAGCGATCGCAGATTTAAAGAGTAGACTTCTTGCAAAAAGTACTTGTGTAATAAGTAGGAAAGGTAAAGAGGGAAATTATTCCCTTTCTTCCAATTCTGTAAGAAGTTTATTAATTCCCTGTTTGGTAGGTATAGGACTGCTGACGGCGAGTTGCGGATCACTGCCCAAGGAATCAGCCGAAGCACAATCTCAGCAACCTGGTAGTGGAGAACGTGGTGGTGGAACGCCTGTAGATGCGGCGATCGCTCGAACTGACTCCCTGCAAACACAACCAGAATATACAGGTAATACAACACCTTTTCGGATTGTATCAGTGCGATCGCAGGTAGAAGCCCGGTTGTTGGCTTTGAACTTAGATGTGGGCGATACGGTAAAGCTTGGGCAAAACGTCGGGCAGTTAGATGATGCCATCCTTTTGACCGAATTAAAGCAAGCAGAAGCAGAACTAGCAGCCCTCAAATCAGAAGTAGCTAGGGCAACTAATCAGGTCAGTAATGCCCGTGCAGATGTTGAACGGGCGCGGCTAGAAGTGGTACAAGCTCAGTCAGACTCAAGACGGCAACAGGATCTATTCAAAGCTGGAGCGATCGCCCAACAATCAGCCGAACAAGCACGTACCCAGGCGCAAACAGCCGCCCAGGCACTCCGGGCAGCCCAAGAACAAGTCCGTACAGAACAGCAAGCCGTCGCTGCTGCCCAAGGTAGAGTACTTGCCCAACAAGCATTGGTTGCCCAAACCAAAGAGCGTAGGTCTTATGCTCGACTCACATCACCCATTACTGGCGTAGTCACAGAAAAGGTGACAGAACCAGGCAACCTTCTGCAAGCAGGTAGCGAAGTTTTAAAAATTGGCGACTTTAACCGTGTCAAAGTTGTCGTGCAAGTTTCCGAATTAGAACTGGCACAAATTCAGGTTGGGCAATCTGTACAAGTCCGCTTAGATGCCTTCCCCACCGAAACATTAATTGGCAGAGTTACGCGCATTTCCCCAGCTGCCGATGCCACATCTCGTTTGATACCTGTAGAGGTAGTGATTCCCAACAATCAAGGGAAGATTGGCAGCGGATTACTGGCGCGAGTCAATTTTGAAACTCAGACTCAACAGCGAGTAATAGTGCCACAAACAGCTATTCAAAAACAAGCCGGGGCAGCAAAAGGAGCAGGGACAGCGAAAAGAACTGGGGGAGAGCAAGAAAACCCATCTGGAACGCTATTTGTAGTGAAAGACACGGATGGTAAGACGAAAGTAGCAGCACGTGCTGTCACTTTAGGAAAAAGGGTTGATGGCAAAGTTGAAATTCTATCTGGCTTACAAACCGGGGAGCGCTATGTTGTTCGCAGTGGTCAACCCCTAAAAGATGGAGCCTCTGTACGTTTATCAATTCTTTCCGAAACAGCAGAGTCATCCCCTAAGGGGAATTAA
- a CDS encoding RNA recognition motif domain-containing protein: MSIYVGNLSYDVTQDALSAVFAEYGAVKRVQLPTDRETGRLRGFAFVEMSSEDEETKAIEALDGAEWLGRDLKVNKAKPREDRSGGGSFGGGNRGGGGGGYNRNRY; encoded by the coding sequence ATGTCAATTTACGTTGGTAACCTCTCCTATGATGTTACACAAGATGCGCTAAGTGCTGTATTTGCAGAATATGGTGCTGTAAAGCGTGTTCAACTACCTACTGACCGTGAAACAGGTCGTTTACGCGGCTTTGCTTTCGTGGAAATGAGTTCAGAAGATGAAGAAACGAAAGCTATTGAAGCTCTTGATGGTGCTGAATGGCTTGGTCGTGACCTCAAAGTAAATAAAGCCAAGCCCAGAGAAGACAGAAGTGGTGGTGGTTCCTTCGGTGGTGGTAACCGTGGCGGTGGTGGCGGCGGCTACAACCGTAACCGCTACTAA
- a CDS encoding type II toxin-antitoxin system VapC family toxin yields MHSEVFLDTSFAIALSAPSDRLHDRALHLAKMLQAAETRLVTTQAVMLEIGNALSQQPYRQAAIILLNSLVADSKVEIVPLSQELYERAFELYRERTEKEWGFIDCVSFIVMEYSGITEALTADEHFQQAGFRALLRENLP; encoded by the coding sequence ATGCATTCTGAAGTCTTTCTTGATACATCATTTGCCATTGCCTTATCTGCACCGAGCGATCGCTTGCATGACAGAGCTTTACATCTGGCTAAAATGTTACAAGCAGCAGAAACTCGTTTGGTAACAACCCAAGCTGTGATGTTGGAAATTGGCAATGCCTTATCCCAACAACCTTATCGTCAAGCAGCAATCATATTGTTAAATTCTCTAGTAGCAGACTCCAAAGTAGAAATTGTTCCCCTCTCCCAGGAACTCTACGAACGTGCTTTCGAGCTATATCGCGAACGAACAGAGAAAGAATGGGGATTTATCGATTGCGTATCTTTTATTGTGATGGAATATAGCGGAATCACTGAAGCACTGACTGCTGATGAGCATTTTCAACAAGCAGGTTTTCGAGCATTACTGCGAGAAAATTTGCCTTAA
- a CDS encoding phycobiliprotein lyase produces MTSLLKIAQTADESQISEFFQESAGNWRSQRRYYTLPEGETKEMESIVTINFLEPGSDELQKLAQMHDLADTGSLICGAAVTWESTDLLKARKESQGSTIFGVVGNILYRDRGFAISKPVTAQYYFSNPKTLCLRTEYNGSVFEEELKLIGSKYRTRQTIISRAGEQLMIGQYLEKRVES; encoded by the coding sequence GTGACATCTCTGTTAAAAATTGCACAAACTGCTGACGAATCCCAGATTTCCGAATTTTTCCAAGAATCAGCGGGTAATTGGCGATCGCAACGGCGCTACTACACCCTACCTGAAGGAGAAACCAAGGAAATGGAGAGTATAGTTACGATCAATTTTCTTGAGCCGGGCAGTGATGAATTGCAAAAGCTAGCTCAGATGCACGATTTGGCTGACACAGGAAGTTTGATCTGTGGTGCAGCAGTTACATGGGAAAGTACGGATCTACTGAAAGCAAGAAAAGAGTCGCAAGGTTCGACGATATTTGGGGTTGTGGGAAACATTTTGTATCGCGATCGCGGTTTTGCCATATCCAAACCAGTCACCGCCCAGTATTATTTCTCCAACCCGAAAACACTGTGTTTACGAACTGAATACAACGGTTCAGTGTTTGAGGAAGAGTTAAAGCTAATTGGCAGCAAATACCGCACCAGACAAACCATTATCTCCCGTGCTGGTGAGCAGTTGATGATTGGTCAGTATTTAGAAAAGAGAGTGGAGAGTTAG
- a CDS encoding YebC/PmpR family DNA-binding transcriptional regulator produces the protein MAGHSKWANIKRQKAVVDAKKGKTFTQLSRAIIVAARSGVPDPALNFQLRTAIDKAKAASIPNDNIERAIAKGAGNFGGDSATFEAIRYEGYGPGGVAILIEALTDNRNRTAADLRVAFSKNGGNLGETGCVSWMFDQKGVCLVQGVVDEEQLLEASLEGGAQSYEMNEDEMAEVFTDIANLETLSQTLKNQGIKVIDAELRWIPSNSVEVTDPDQARSLFKLIDTLEGLDDVQNVTANFEITEELMALSIF, from the coding sequence ATGGCAGGACACAGTAAATGGGCAAATATTAAGCGCCAGAAGGCCGTAGTAGATGCAAAAAAGGGAAAAACCTTCACTCAGTTATCCAGAGCGATTATCGTTGCTGCTAGAAGCGGTGTACCAGATCCGGCGCTGAATTTTCAACTCCGGACGGCAATTGACAAGGCAAAAGCAGCGAGTATCCCTAATGATAATATTGAACGAGCGATCGCTAAAGGTGCGGGCAATTTTGGCGGCGATAGTGCTACCTTTGAAGCAATTCGCTATGAAGGTTATGGCCCTGGTGGTGTGGCGATTTTAATCGAAGCTCTCACAGATAATCGTAATCGTACTGCTGCTGACTTGCGTGTAGCCTTTAGTAAAAATGGTGGCAATCTTGGTGAAACAGGTTGTGTTAGCTGGATGTTTGACCAAAAAGGCGTTTGTCTAGTGCAGGGTGTAGTTGACGAAGAACAGCTTTTAGAAGCATCCCTCGAAGGTGGTGCCCAGTCTTATGAGATGAATGAAGATGAGATGGCTGAGGTATTTACTGACATTGCAAATTTAGAAACCCTTAGCCAGACACTCAAAAACCAAGGCATTAAGGTAATTGATGCCGAATTGCGCTGGATTCCTAGTAATAGTGTAGAAGTTACTGATCCCGATCAGGCGCGATCGCTTTTCAAGTTAATTGACACTCTAGAAGGCTTGGATGACGTGCAAAATGTCACAGCTAACTTTGAAATAACAGAAGAATTGATGGCTCTCAGCATTTTTTAA
- a CDS encoding ABC transporter substrate-binding protein — protein MSHYFRSLLLVLLVGIVALVGCQSILPGVKEDKIIHLTLWQGVNPPPNRDVLQKLVDKFNQSHPDIQVESLYVGQQDQQTPKILAAVVGNAPPDLLWYNPTIAGQLVELDAILPLDEMLEKSSIKAEIDPALYESMKYNGNIWSVPFATNNVGIFYRPSLFKAAGITELPRTWQEFGQVARKLTRDTNGDGRTDQYGMFLPLGKGEFTVFTWLPFMWSGGGELVSGDSQNAAAVDLQENQGAIAALQFWRNLITDGSAILSGPERGYETDDLLTGRVAMQLNGPWTLGQFQETGVDFDVFPIPVGEKPATVIGGENLFFFKTTPERERAAFKFVEYALSEEFQTELALETGYLPVNLKSRQSSKYQDFVNEIPQVKVFLDQAKYGRSRPIFPGYNRISDSVGRAIESVLLGKSSPADSLKVTQQRLDLIFK, from the coding sequence GTGTCACACTATTTTAGGAGCTTACTCCTTGTATTATTAGTGGGCATAGTAGCTTTAGTTGGATGTCAAAGTATTCTACCTGGTGTTAAGGAAGATAAAATAATTCATTTAACCCTGTGGCAAGGTGTAAATCCGCCGCCAAATCGGGATGTACTGCAAAAGCTGGTAGACAAATTCAATCAATCCCATCCAGATATTCAAGTTGAGTCACTTTATGTTGGGCAACAGGATCAGCAAACGCCCAAGATTTTAGCGGCGGTGGTAGGAAATGCACCCCCAGATTTGTTGTGGTATAACCCGACGATCGCAGGTCAATTGGTGGAACTCGACGCAATTTTACCTTTGGATGAAATGCTCGAAAAATCTTCAATTAAAGCCGAAATTGACCCTGCTTTGTATGAATCGATGAAATACAACGGTAATATTTGGTCTGTGCCCTTTGCTACGAATAATGTTGGTATTTTTTACCGTCCGAGTTTGTTTAAGGCAGCGGGGATTACTGAATTACCCCGCACTTGGCAGGAGTTTGGACAAGTTGCGAGGAAATTAACTCGTGATACCAATGGTGATGGACGAACTGATCAATATGGAATGTTTCTGCCATTGGGAAAGGGAGAATTTACAGTGTTCACCTGGCTACCATTTATGTGGAGTGGTGGCGGTGAGTTGGTGAGTGGTGATTCACAGAATGCGGCAGCAGTAGATTTGCAAGAGAATCAAGGAGCGATCGCAGCTTTGCAATTCTGGCGTAATTTAATTACGGACGGTTCCGCTATTTTATCTGGTCCAGAACGGGGTTATGAGACGGATGACTTGCTGACTGGTAGAGTCGCAATGCAATTAAATGGCCCTTGGACTCTGGGGCAATTTCAAGAAACTGGTGTCGATTTTGATGTTTTTCCAATTCCGGTTGGAGAAAAACCTGCTACTGTTATTGGCGGTGAGAATCTTTTCTTTTTCAAAACCACGCCAGAACGCGAAAGAGCAGCCTTTAAGTTTGTCGAATATGCTTTGAGTGAAGAATTTCAGACAGAATTAGCATTGGAAACTGGCTATTTACCAGTGAATTTGAAGTCTCGTCAAAGTTCAAAATATCAGGATTTTGTAAATGAAATACCACAGGTAAAGGTATTTTTAGATCAAGCTAAATATGGGCGATCGCGTCCGATATTTCCTGGTTACAATCGGATTTCTGACAGTGTAGGTCGAGCAATTGAATCTGTATTGTTGGGTAAAAGTTCGCCAGCAGACTCACTCAAAGTAACTCAGCAACGCTTAGATTTGATTTTTAAGTGA